In the Astatotilapia calliptera chromosome 5, fAstCal1.2, whole genome shotgun sequence genome, one interval contains:
- the LOC113022792 gene encoding zinc finger protein 182-like isoform X1, with protein sequence MGTLHHLNALITERLTAAAVEIFGAVEKTLIDYQGEISRSKQEINQLRSLLSWPEVRLHRSADHLLSARSNEEAPPEGSHVSPKPQSILHIKEEHDQRDAQQGASCRQQSDATVSPEVVTRGDHEDPPLHLYTVLTVEQAAAIKAEPHGDECLTSTCGINAESEVQQLNPEDPLEITYSKNHGTQQDQSQYQHRYNRHTSKIIKVQAFTSSKPQEEADCDCTLPHQPLDDYNEAPSLTLSPKCSLSNNAFTTENRTDVEGCTLSGESQSVHSVEPEQLVGQSEHTKNIEGVGIKLLKPSGTRQQKRQISELNSKDGDSMEEDGNHFIRERRHTCPICAKRFKESSHLKDHVRIHTGEKPFRCKECGVNFRQSGALTLHMRIHTGERPYQCTECGRRFNRKGDMETHRVTHTGERPHSCLFCGKTFQRKSQLNTHLKIHEEDRTDYTHPL encoded by the exons ATGGGCACACTGCACCACCTAAACGCGCTCATCACCGAGCGGCTCACCGCGGCGGCGGTGGAGATTTTCGGGGCTGTGGAGAAAACCTTAATAGACTACCAGGGAGAGATCAGCCGATCCAAGCAGGAGATAAATCAGCTGCGATCACTGCTCTCCTGGCCTGAAGTCAGGCTACACAGATCAG CAGATCATCTTTTGAGTGCCCGCAGTAATGAAGAGGCTCCTCCTGAGGGCTCACATGTGAGCCCAAAGCCCCAGAGCATCCTGCACATTAAAGAGGAGCATGATCAAAGGGATGCTCAGCAAGGAGCCTCCTGTAGGCAGCAGAGTGATGCCACAGTGTCACCTGAGGTTGTGACAAGAGGAGATCACGAGGATCCACCCTTGCACCTATACACTGTATTAACTGTTGAGCAGGCAGCAGCTATCAAAGCTGAGCCACACGGAGATGAGTGTTTAACATCTACCTGCGGAATAAACGCGGAGTCAGAAGTTCAACAACTTAACCCAGAAG atcCACTGGAGATCACTTATTCTAAGAATCATGGGACTCAACAAGACCAGAGCCAGTATCAGCACCGCTACAACCGTCATACATCTAAGATCATAAAAGTGCAGGCGTTTACATCATCTAAACCTCAGGAAGAGGCGGACTGTGACTGTACACTACCTCATCAGCCACTAGATGATTATAATGAGGCTCCTTCTCTAACCCTGAGCCCCAAATGCAGTCTGAGCAACAATGCATTTACTACAGAAAACAGGACAGATGTTGAAGGCTGTACACTGTCTGGAGAGTCTCAGTCTGTCCACTCTGTAGAGCCAGAGCAGCTTGTTGGTCAGAGTGAGCATACTAAAAACATAGAGGGTGTGGGGATTAAGCTGCTCAAACCATCGGGAACAAGACAACAGAAAAGACAAATCTCCGAGTTGAACTCCAAGGACGGAGACAGTATGGAAGAAGATGGAAATCATTTCATAAGGGAGAGAAGGCACACATGCCCCATTTGTGCTAAGCGTTTTAAAGAGTCGAGTCATTTGAAAGATCACGTGAggatccacacaggagagaagccTTTCCGCTGTAAGGAATGCGGCGTGAACTTCAGGCAGAGCGGAGCCCTGACGTTACACATGagaatccacacaggagagCGACCGTACCAGTGCACAGAGTGCGGCAGGCGCTTCAATCGTAAAGGTGACATGGAGACTCACAGGGTGACGCACACAGGGGAGAGGCCTCATTCGTGCTTGTTTTGTGGGAAAACCTTTCAAAGGAAGAGCCAATTAAACACACATCTGAAGATCCATGAAGAGGACAGAACCGATTACACTCACCCACTGTGA
- the LOC113022114 gene encoding uncharacterized protein LOC113022114, with amino-acid sequence MSGQHKVCCRHFASDQLVEPTTLDGRRRLIKGAVPTLFEWNGYKVEPPRRSVWERTERRPEGVPPDDQEEHSLTRDHDYCSVPEPSALDISASAAEDLSKDVETLRKEIQELRVQREFGLQRFAGSDSDIRFYTRFPSYDHLMAFWVLIEPCIYKMIRVSRAKSAANRNEEVLTRARTSTRQLLQPIDEFFLFLVFLSVGLKERDLAHRFNIHQSTVSRIIATWTNFLATALGSQCIWLTREEVQAYLPEEFKDFSDTQMILDCTELRCQTPSSPLLQSEMYSSYKSHCTMKALVGIAPHGPVTFISNLYAGSVSDKELFKQSGIAEKLTEDMAVMVDKGFLITDCCKCKVYCPPFLSKQKQMPAYQVKETQAIARLRVHVERVIRRIKQNKLFDSIITMSHVYNINQLFAVACMLSNYQNTALVKKWVK; translated from the exons ATGTCGGGGCAGCATAA GGTCTGCTGCAGACACTTTGCCAGTGATCAACTCGTAGAGCCAACAACCCTCGATGGTCGAAGGAGGCTTATTAAAGGTGCTGTACCAACACTTTTTGAGTGGAATGGCTATAAAGTTGAACCACCGCGGCGTAGTGTTTGGGAGAGAACGGAGCGACGCCCTGAAGGAGTTCCTCCTGACGATCAAGAAGAGCACAGTCTTACAAGAGATCATGACTACTGCTCAGTCCCTGAGCCGTCTGCATTGGACATATCTGCATCAGCTGCAGAAGACCTGTCCAAAGACGTGGAGACTCTGAGGAAGGAAATACAGGAGTTACGTGTCCAGCGAGAATTTGGGTTACAGCGTTTTGCTGGCTCCGACAGTGACATCCGATTCTACACCAG ATTTCCAAGCTATGATCATTTGATGGCATTCTGGGTTTTGATTGAGCCTTGCATCTATAAAATGATCCGGGTTTCAAGAGCCAAGTCAGCTGCCAATCGGAACGAAGAAGTGTTGACACGTGCACGCACATCAACA AGGCAGCTGCTACAGCCAATTgatgagttttttcttttcctggttTTCCTGTCAGTTGGTTTGAAGGAGAGGGACCTGGCACACCGATTTAACATACACCAGTCCACAGTGAGCCGCATTATTGCAACATGGACAAATTTTCTTGCCACTGCACTGGGGTCTCAGTGCATCTGGCTTACACGTGAAGAAGTGCAAGCTTACCTCCCTGAGGAATTCAAAGATTTCTCAGACACCCAGATGATCCTTGACTGTACAGAGCTGAGGTGTCAGACACCATCCTCACCACTTCTCCAAAGTGAAATGTACTCTTCGTACAAATCCCACTGTACGATGAAAGCCCTGGTTGGCATAGCTCCACATGGTCCAGTGACATTCATCTCTAATCTGTATGCTGGTTCGGTTAGTGACAAGGAACTATTCAAACAATCAGGCATTGCTGAGAAGTTGACTGAAGACATGGCAGTGATGGTAGATAAGGGCTTCCTAATCACTGATTGTTGTAAATGCAAAGTGTACTGCCCACCTTTTCTATCTAAGCAGAAGCAGATGCCAGCATACCAGGTTAAGGAGACGCAGGCCATAGCCAGACTCAGGGTACATGTGGAGCGAGTCATTAGGAGGATCAAACAGAACAAACTTTTTGATAGCATCATTACCATGTCACATGTTTATAATATCAACCAACTGTTTGCAGTGGCATGTATGCTGTCAAATTACCAGAACACAGCATTAGTTAAAAAATGGGTTAAGTGA
- the synpra gene encoding synaptoporin isoform X2, giving the protein MDTANQLFSIFAFATCGGYTGQLQVSVDCMEKASSNLSIGIDFGYPFRLHQVSFEAPMCEAMRRERVFLTGDYSSSAEFFVTIAVFAFLYSLTAAIIYIFFLNKYHENSRAPLIDFVVTVVFSFLWLVSSSAWAKALSDVKVATDPDEVQLLISACKDQTNKCGSLHGPRWSGLNTSVVFGFLNFVLWAGNIWFVFKETGWHKGASRFAAGASEKQGGTFSQQSYNQGSFDQSGSYNTQGNMGQPSEYSQVGGPTSYPSQM; this is encoded by the exons ATGGACACCGCCAACCAG ctcttTTCCATCTTCGCATTTGCAACATGTGGCGGTTATACTGGGCAGCTGCAGGTTAGCGTGGACTGCATGGAGAAGGCCAGCAGCAACCTCAGCATTGGCATTGACTTTGGTTATCCTTTCAG GTTGCACCAGGTGTCCTTTGAAGCACCCATGTGTGAAGCCATGAGGAGGGAGCGTGTTTTCCTGACCGGAGACTATTCATCCTCTGCTGAGTTCTTTGTCACCATTGCAGTCTTCGCCTTCCTTTATTCCCTCACGGCTGCCATTATCTACATCTTCTTTTTAAACAAGTACCACGAAAACAGCCGAGCACCACTCATT GATTTTGTAGTGACAGTAGTGTTCTCCTTCTTGTGGCTGGTCAGTTCCTCCGCTTGGGCCAAGGCCTTGTCCGATGTCAAAGTGGCCACCGATCCAGATGAGGTGCAgctcctcatctctgcctgcaAAGACCAGACCAACAAATGTGGATCTTTGCATGGACCTCGCTGGTCTGGACTCAACACCTCAGTG GTTTTTGGGTTTCTCAACTTTGTTCTATGGgctggaaacatctggtttgtcTTCAAGGAGACCGGCTGGCACAAGGGTGCTTCAAGATTTGCAGCCGGGGCGTCTGAGAAGCAGGGCGGCACATTTAGCCAGCAGTCATACAACCAGGGAAGTTTTGACCAGTCAGGGAGCTACAACACCCAGGGCAATATGGGTCAGCCATCTGAGTATAGCCAGGTGGGAGGGCCCACTTCCTACCCAAGTCAAATGTAA
- the LOC113022116 gene encoding uncharacterized protein LOC113022116: MCNHTVALLFQTAHYSQLRVPVVPPVHSCTESEQQWHKPRTVGVRPGPINSMIFTKPVPNRMAQTGVRSGFYRGMVGPLPDPCLFRITEAYAKFNIEDRPLVTTMNMRPDKPLVESAFGLVQEGSVLSYQQPVLTTRYITLHRDAPPTPHLPLEGYDILPSDCVFVCSEEELLHLKSLSVTLEMAHKIEEATREQSSSSEWHQLRRPRVTASRFREVCHVRGQSSAESLAERILKGTRQTADMRRGTEMEPAIAAEYSRLMNVNYSPCGLVIHPIAPWLDASPDGVVFDPNEYPQFGFVEFKCPNVQNFIDCKYVQMECGTPKLKKSHAYYWQVQGQLLISGMQWCDFVVWAQEDYLVQRIYMDTDVHNAIREKADYFFFYIYMPRYLCLKK; the protein is encoded by the exons ATGTGCAATCACACAGTGGCATTGCTCTTCCAAACAGCACACTACTCACAACTCAGAGTGCCGGTTGTCCCCCCTGTGCATAGCTGCACGGAATCTGAACAGCAATGGCACAAGCCACGGACAGTG GGTGTGAGGCCAGGACCCATCAACTCCATGATCTTCACTAAGCCGGTACCAAATAGGATGGCCCAGACTGGAGTACG GAGTGGCTTCTACAGAGGCATGGTGGGTCCGTTACCAGATCCCTGCTTGTTCAGAATAACGGAGGCATATGCAAAATTTAATATTGAGGACAGGCCACTTGTGACCACAATGAACATGAGACCTGACAAGCCCCTTGTGGAAAGTGCCTTTGGGCTGGTGCAGGAGGGCAGTGTTCTGTCATATCAGCAGCCGGTTTTGACAACCCGGTACATCACACTACACCGCGATGCACCACCAACACCGCACTTGCCTCTGGAGGGGTATGACATCTTGCCAtcagattgtgtgtttgtgtgctcagAAGAAGAGCTTCTGCATCTGAAAAGCTTGTCTGTAACTCTGGAAATGGCTCACAAAATAGAGGAAGCTACACGTGAGCAAAGCTCTTCGTCTGAGTGGCATCAGCTCCGCAGGCCCAGAGTGACTGCCTCTAGGTTTCGGGAGGTGTGTCACGTCAGAGGCCAGAGCTCGGCCGAGTCACTAGCAGAGCGTATATTGAAGGGAACAAGGCAGACAGCAGACATGAGGAGAGGAACTGAGATGGAGCCTGCAATAGCAGCAGAGTATAGTAGGCTAATGAATGTTAACTACTCACCCTGTGGTCTGGTCATTCACCCCATTGCCCCCTGGCTTGATGCATCTCCTGATGGTGTTGTTTTTGACCCCAATGAATACCCCCAGTTTGGCTTCGTCGAATTCAAATGTCCCAATGTACAAAACTTTATTGACTGCAAATATGTGCAGATGGAATGTGGTACCCCTAAACTAAAAAAGAGCCACGCATATTACTGGCAAGTGCAAGGACAACTGCTCATCAGTGGGATGCAGTGGtgtgactttgttgtgtgggcaCAAGAGGACTACCTAGTGCAAAGAATATACATGGATACAGATGTGCACAATGCAATCAGAGAAAAGGCagactatttctttttttacatatatatgcCAAGATACctgtgtttgaaaaaatga
- the LOC113022792 gene encoding zinc finger protein 182-like isoform X2 gives MGTLHHLNALITERLTAAAVEIFGAVEKTLIDYQGEISRSKQEINQLRSLLSWPEVRLHRSDHLLSARSNEEAPPEGSHVSPKPQSILHIKEEHDQRDAQQGASCRQQSDATVSPEVVTRGDHEDPPLHLYTVLTVEQAAAIKAEPHGDECLTSTCGINAESEVQQLNPEDPLEITYSKNHGTQQDQSQYQHRYNRHTSKIIKVQAFTSSKPQEEADCDCTLPHQPLDDYNEAPSLTLSPKCSLSNNAFTTENRTDVEGCTLSGESQSVHSVEPEQLVGQSEHTKNIEGVGIKLLKPSGTRQQKRQISELNSKDGDSMEEDGNHFIRERRHTCPICAKRFKESSHLKDHVRIHTGEKPFRCKECGVNFRQSGALTLHMRIHTGERPYQCTECGRRFNRKGDMETHRVTHTGERPHSCLFCGKTFQRKSQLNTHLKIHEEDRTDYTHPL, from the exons ATGGGCACACTGCACCACCTAAACGCGCTCATCACCGAGCGGCTCACCGCGGCGGCGGTGGAGATTTTCGGGGCTGTGGAGAAAACCTTAATAGACTACCAGGGAGAGATCAGCCGATCCAAGCAGGAGATAAATCAGCTGCGATCACTGCTCTCCTGGCCTGAAGTCAGGCTACACAGATCAG ATCATCTTTTGAGTGCCCGCAGTAATGAAGAGGCTCCTCCTGAGGGCTCACATGTGAGCCCAAAGCCCCAGAGCATCCTGCACATTAAAGAGGAGCATGATCAAAGGGATGCTCAGCAAGGAGCCTCCTGTAGGCAGCAGAGTGATGCCACAGTGTCACCTGAGGTTGTGACAAGAGGAGATCACGAGGATCCACCCTTGCACCTATACACTGTATTAACTGTTGAGCAGGCAGCAGCTATCAAAGCTGAGCCACACGGAGATGAGTGTTTAACATCTACCTGCGGAATAAACGCGGAGTCAGAAGTTCAACAACTTAACCCAGAAG atcCACTGGAGATCACTTATTCTAAGAATCATGGGACTCAACAAGACCAGAGCCAGTATCAGCACCGCTACAACCGTCATACATCTAAGATCATAAAAGTGCAGGCGTTTACATCATCTAAACCTCAGGAAGAGGCGGACTGTGACTGTACACTACCTCATCAGCCACTAGATGATTATAATGAGGCTCCTTCTCTAACCCTGAGCCCCAAATGCAGTCTGAGCAACAATGCATTTACTACAGAAAACAGGACAGATGTTGAAGGCTGTACACTGTCTGGAGAGTCTCAGTCTGTCCACTCTGTAGAGCCAGAGCAGCTTGTTGGTCAGAGTGAGCATACTAAAAACATAGAGGGTGTGGGGATTAAGCTGCTCAAACCATCGGGAACAAGACAACAGAAAAGACAAATCTCCGAGTTGAACTCCAAGGACGGAGACAGTATGGAAGAAGATGGAAATCATTTCATAAGGGAGAGAAGGCACACATGCCCCATTTGTGCTAAGCGTTTTAAAGAGTCGAGTCATTTGAAAGATCACGTGAggatccacacaggagagaagccTTTCCGCTGTAAGGAATGCGGCGTGAACTTCAGGCAGAGCGGAGCCCTGACGTTACACATGagaatccacacaggagagCGACCGTACCAGTGCACAGAGTGCGGCAGGCGCTTCAATCGTAAAGGTGACATGGAGACTCACAGGGTGACGCACACAGGGGAGAGGCCTCATTCGTGCTTGTTTTGTGGGAAAACCTTTCAAAGGAAGAGCCAATTAAACACACATCTGAAGATCCATGAAGAGGACAGAACCGATTACACTCACCCACTGTGA
- the synpra gene encoding synaptoporin isoform X1: MDTANQLVSAGTFQVLKLPLGFIRVLEWLFSIFAFATCGGYTGQLQVSVDCMEKASSNLSIGIDFGYPFRLHQVSFEAPMCEAMRRERVFLTGDYSSSAEFFVTIAVFAFLYSLTAAIIYIFFLNKYHENSRAPLIDFVVTVVFSFLWLVSSSAWAKALSDVKVATDPDEVQLLISACKDQTNKCGSLHGPRWSGLNTSVVFGFLNFVLWAGNIWFVFKETGWHKGASRFAAGASEKQGGTFSQQSYNQGSFDQSGSYNTQGNMGQPSEYSQVGGPTSYPSQM; the protein is encoded by the exons ATGGACACCGCCAACCAG CTCGTTTCTGCGGGGACGTTTCAAGTACTTAAATTACCTCTGGGATTTATCCGTGTTTTGGAATGG ctcttTTCCATCTTCGCATTTGCAACATGTGGCGGTTATACTGGGCAGCTGCAGGTTAGCGTGGACTGCATGGAGAAGGCCAGCAGCAACCTCAGCATTGGCATTGACTTTGGTTATCCTTTCAG GTTGCACCAGGTGTCCTTTGAAGCACCCATGTGTGAAGCCATGAGGAGGGAGCGTGTTTTCCTGACCGGAGACTATTCATCCTCTGCTGAGTTCTTTGTCACCATTGCAGTCTTCGCCTTCCTTTATTCCCTCACGGCTGCCATTATCTACATCTTCTTTTTAAACAAGTACCACGAAAACAGCCGAGCACCACTCATT GATTTTGTAGTGACAGTAGTGTTCTCCTTCTTGTGGCTGGTCAGTTCCTCCGCTTGGGCCAAGGCCTTGTCCGATGTCAAAGTGGCCACCGATCCAGATGAGGTGCAgctcctcatctctgcctgcaAAGACCAGACCAACAAATGTGGATCTTTGCATGGACCTCGCTGGTCTGGACTCAACACCTCAGTG GTTTTTGGGTTTCTCAACTTTGTTCTATGGgctggaaacatctggtttgtcTTCAAGGAGACCGGCTGGCACAAGGGTGCTTCAAGATTTGCAGCCGGGGCGTCTGAGAAGCAGGGCGGCACATTTAGCCAGCAGTCATACAACCAGGGAAGTTTTGACCAGTCAGGGAGCTACAACACCCAGGGCAATATGGGTCAGCCATCTGAGTATAGCCAGGTGGGAGGGCCCACTTCCTACCCAAGTCAAATGTAA